The Tautonia plasticadhaerens nucleotide sequence GGATCAGGCCGGCGGCATGCGGCTCGATCAAGGCCGACATCCCCGGGGGGAGCAACCCGGCGTTCAGCGCATCACAAATCGAAACCGACCATTGCTGATGGAAGTGATGGAAGATGGTCGGCTCGACGCGGGTCCAGTCGTGCATCGGCATGGTGGGACCTCCTGTGCCGATCGTCAGCCGCCCAGTTCGTTCCCGGTGGGGCGGCCCGCCGACCCCGCCCCGATCAGGCCCGGTCGGATTCTCGAAGGCCTTCGATCACCTCCCGCCAGAAGGCGGGCATCCCCCGATAGGAGGCCTCATAGGTCGGCTCCAGGGGGGTGTTGATGTAGGAGTCCGGGTCGAGGAACAGCGGCATCTCCGGCATCGGCGACCCCACGCCGATCGGCTCGACGTAGGCCTCCGGCAGCCTCCCCGGGCCGGGGGAGACGTACGAGGCGAGCGTCAGCGGCAGCCCCGGCTCGATCGGCTGCTCGTCGCCGAAGTCCGACCAGATGGCCCCGTGCAGCCCGTTCGGGTCGTGCGGGCCGGGCGGCAGCAGGTCGACGAGCAGGACGTGGATCCCCGCCTCCAGCGCCGAAACGACCTTGCCGGCGAACTCCTCGACCGACTTCGGCCGGTCCTTGTTGCTTGGGGAGGCGATCTCGATCAGCGCCACGAGCCGATGGCCGCTGGCGTGCCGGACGGCCACCGTCTTCCGCTGCTGCCGGTAGGTGGCCATCGGCGACGGCAGGAGCCGGTGCCGGATCCGGGGGGGGGCGACCGCGACGGCGACGGGGCCCCGGTCGGGCATCTCGTCCGGACGCTCCCCGGGCTCGTGCAGCGTCAGGATGTCGGCGATCATCGCGCCAGCGTGCTGCTCGGCCATCGCATAGTAGCCGGCCGGGAGGATGCCGTTGAGGGCCTCCATCAGCCGGCCGATCCAGGCGGTGTGGAAGGCGTGAAACGTCCCGGCACCGACCCGGGTCCAGTCGTGAACGGGCATGGCTCGTCACCTCCGTCGGAAAACACCCGGCCCCGGTCCCATTGTCATTGTATCGGCCGCCGAGCCCGGGCCGCCACGTCGGGCGTCGGCCCGACCGACCGATCTGGCGACGGGACCCGCCGTTATGGTAAGACATCCTGCCAGGTCGCGCGGCCGCGCGGGCGGTCGTCAGACCGCGCGCGACGGGCGGGCGACGCCGCACCGCATCCCACCCCACCGTGCCACACCCGCCAGAGTCGGGATAGAGAAGCGAGAAGGACACCCGCCCATGCCGGCGACGATGTACTACGACCAGGACGCCGACCTCGGCCTGCTCAAGGGCAAGACGATCAGCATCATCGGCTACGGCAGCCAGGGGCACGCCCACGCCCAGAACCTGAGGGATTCGGGCTGTACCGTCGTCGTCGGCCAGCGCCCCGGGTCGAAGAACTACGAGCTGGCCGTCTCCCACGGCTTCAAGCCCGTCTCGGCCGCCGAGGCCGCCGAGGCCGGCGACCTCGTCAACATCCTGCTGCCGGATGAGGTCCAGGCCGACGTCTACAACCGGGACATCAAGCCGAAGCTCAAGCCGGGCGACCTGCTGCTCTGCTCCCACGGCTTCAACATCCACTTCAACCAGGTCGAGCCCCCCTCGGGCGTGGACAGCGCCCTGGTGGCCCCCAAAGGCCCCGGCCACCTCGTCCGCAGCGAGTTCGAGAAGGGGGGCGGCGTCCCCTGCCTGATCGCCACCGGCGACGGCTGCTCCGAGCAGGGCAAGCGGCTCGCCCTGGCCTACGCCAAGGGGATCGGCGGCACCCGGGGGGGCGTCCTGGAGACGACCTTCGCCGAGGAGACCGAGACCGACCTCTTCGGCGAGCAGGTGGTGCTCTGCGGCGGCGTCTCCGCCCTGGTGAAGATGGGCTTCGAGACCCTGGTCGAGGCCGGCTACCAGCCCGAGAGCGCCTACTTCGAGTGCCTGCACGAGCTGAAGCTCATCGTCGACCTGATGTACCAGGGCGGCCTGAACTACATGCGCTACAGCATCTCCAACACCGCCGAGTACGGCGACTACACCCGGGGCCCCCGGATCATCACCGAGCAGACCC carries:
- a CDS encoding DUF4058 family protein, encoding MPVHDWTRVGAGTFHAFHTAWIGRLMEALNGILPAGYYAMAEQHAGAMIADILTLHEPGERPDEMPDRGPVAVAVAPPRIRHRLLPSPMATYRQQRKTVAVRHASGHRLVALIEIASPSNKDRPKSVEEFAGKVVSALEAGIHVLLVDLLPPGPHDPNGLHGAIWSDFGDEQPIEPGLPLTLASYVSPGPGRLPEAYVEPIGVGSPMPEMPLFLDPDSYINTPLEPTYEASYRGMPAFWREVIEGLRESDRA
- the ilvC gene encoding ketol-acid reductoisomerase gives rise to the protein MPATMYYDQDADLGLLKGKTISIIGYGSQGHAHAQNLRDSGCTVVVGQRPGSKNYELAVSHGFKPVSAAEAAEAGDLVNILLPDEVQADVYNRDIKPKLKPGDLLLCSHGFNIHFNQVEPPSGVDSALVAPKGPGHLVRSEFEKGGGVPCLIATGDGCSEQGKRLALAYAKGIGGTRGGVLETTFAEETETDLFGEQVVLCGGVSALVKMGFETLVEAGYQPESAYFECLHELKLIVDLMYQGGLNYMRYSISNTAEYGDYTRGPRIITEQTREEMRKILREIQTGQFAREWILENRAGQPGFKATRRVEREHPVEEVGKRLRGLMSWIDSKEA